A portion of the Kribbella jejuensis genome contains these proteins:
- a CDS encoding orotate phosphoribosyltransferase — MDLVELGRRVYTTAHLTGEFVLRSGQTTNEYFDKYRFEADPVLLDEIAAAMVPLVPAGTEVLAGLEMGGIPVVTALGRHTGLPCAFVRKQAKPYGTRRLAEGADTNGRRVTIVEDVVTTGGQIVLSTNELRTRGATITDALCVINRNPTTPTPLTQTGLTLHSLLTPDHLTP, encoded by the coding sequence GTGGATCTTGTTGAGCTGGGACGCCGGGTATACACGACCGCACATCTGACCGGGGAGTTCGTGCTGCGCTCCGGGCAGACGACGAACGAGTACTTCGACAAGTACCGCTTCGAGGCCGATCCAGTACTGCTCGACGAGATCGCCGCCGCGATGGTCCCGCTCGTGCCCGCCGGTACCGAGGTACTCGCCGGCCTGGAGATGGGCGGCATACCGGTCGTGACCGCACTAGGTCGCCACACCGGCCTCCCGTGCGCCTTCGTCCGCAAGCAGGCCAAGCCATACGGCACTCGCCGCCTAGCCGAAGGCGCCGACACAAACGGCCGCCGCGTCACGATCGTCGAGGACGTCGTCACCACCGGCGGCCAGATCGTCCTGTCCACCAACGAACTCCGCACCCGAGGCGCAACCATCACCGACGCCCTCTGCGTCATCAACCGCAACCCCACCACCCCCACCCCCCTCACCCAAACCGGCCTAACCCTCCACTCCCTCCTAACCCCAGACCACCTCACCCCCTAA
- a CDS encoding exonuclease domain-containing protein, with the protein MYAVIDTETTGLLPSHRHRVIEIAVVLLDARGQVEREWVTLLNPQRDLGPQHIHGILTSDVLAAPEFADIAAQLGRLLAGRMVVGHNVEFDLGFLRAEFARLGVTVPLVTERSMCTMALANYLHPGAKRTLGACCAAAGISIEGWHSALADTRATAELFAQYLGAFAAPPPWQWAYEEIRDLPWPELPGRDVAPTVRPVHAGGRHGWMSRLVDQLPRVPEPPQADSYLVLLDTILANREITAADADQLVQVANELGLTRPQVDHLHRYYVSALAEASWATGEITPDQRIDLDKVAVMLGQRASDVDEALLRASSGRYVVPDRPGARGFPRGSTLVFTGDMVEPREVWWDRAVSAGFTPQEAVRPDTTFVVAADVDSLSVKARMAREFNVPIISTEDFRRLLLPKNHLKAG; encoded by the coding sequence ATGTATGCAGTCATCGACACCGAGACGACCGGCCTGTTGCCGAGCCATCGGCACCGGGTGATCGAGATCGCGGTCGTGCTGCTGGACGCGCGCGGACAGGTCGAGCGCGAGTGGGTGACGTTGCTGAATCCCCAACGGGACTTGGGCCCTCAGCACATCCACGGCATCCTCACCTCGGACGTGCTGGCGGCGCCGGAGTTCGCTGACATCGCGGCACAGCTCGGCCGGTTGCTCGCGGGGCGGATGGTTGTCGGGCACAACGTCGAGTTCGATCTCGGGTTCCTGCGGGCGGAGTTCGCGCGGCTCGGGGTCACGGTGCCGCTGGTCACCGAGCGGTCGATGTGCACGATGGCGCTGGCGAACTACCTGCATCCGGGTGCGAAGCGGACGCTCGGCGCATGTTGTGCGGCGGCAGGCATCTCGATCGAGGGCTGGCATTCGGCGCTGGCGGACACGCGGGCGACGGCGGAGCTGTTCGCGCAGTACCTCGGGGCGTTCGCGGCGCCGCCGCCGTGGCAGTGGGCGTACGAGGAGATCCGCGATCTGCCGTGGCCGGAGTTGCCGGGGAGGGACGTCGCACCGACGGTCCGGCCGGTGCACGCCGGCGGGCGGCACGGGTGGATGAGTCGACTCGTCGACCAATTGCCCCGTGTACCGGAACCACCGCAGGCCGACTCGTACCTTGTGCTGCTGGACACGATCCTCGCCAACCGCGAGATCACCGCCGCGGACGCCGACCAGTTGGTGCAGGTGGCGAACGAGCTGGGCCTGACCCGTCCACAGGTCGATCACCTCCATCGGTACTACGTTTCCGCGCTGGCGGAGGCTTCGTGGGCGACCGGCGAGATCACACCCGATCAGCGCATCGACCTCGACAAAGTCGCAGTGATGCTTGGACAGCGCGCGTCCGACGTCGACGAGGCGTTGCTGCGCGCGAGCAGCGGGCGGTACGTCGTACCCGATCGCCCCGGGGCGCGTGGGTTTCCGCGGGGGAGCACGCTGGTGTTCACCGGCGACATGGTCGAGCCGCGGGAAGTGTGGTGGGACCGCGCAGTCTCAGCCGGCTTCACCCCACAAGAGGCGGTCCGCCCAGACACCACCTTCGTGGTCGCCGCCGACGTAGACAGCCTGTCAGTAAAGGCCCGCATGGCCCGCGAGTTCAACGTCCCCATCATCTCCACCGAAGACTTCCGCCGCCTCCTCCTCCCCAAAAACCACCTAAAAGCCGGCTAA
- a CDS encoding FBP domain-containing protein: MEPLSADQIRRSFVNSTKSQVKAIVLPPKFTELPWASLDFLGWRDAKAPNRGYLVVRRDEVVTGIALSTQTSGAPRRFAGLCDLCNTAHHVSDVALFAARRAGTAGREGNTVGMYICADLACSLYIRGLKELDVPQGETATPEVRAERLRTRLESFVQRVLQ; the protein is encoded by the coding sequence GTGGAACCGCTCAGCGCCGACCAGATCAGGCGCTCGTTCGTCAACTCGACCAAGAGCCAGGTCAAGGCGATCGTCCTGCCACCGAAGTTCACCGAGCTGCCGTGGGCGTCGCTGGACTTCCTCGGCTGGCGTGACGCGAAGGCGCCGAACCGGGGCTATCTCGTCGTACGGCGCGACGAGGTAGTGACCGGGATCGCGCTCAGCACCCAGACGTCGGGCGCGCCGCGCCGGTTCGCGGGGTTGTGCGACCTGTGTAACACCGCGCACCACGTCAGCGACGTGGCCCTGTTCGCGGCCCGGCGCGCGGGTACGGCGGGCCGCGAGGGCAACACCGTCGGCATGTACATCTGCGCGGACCTCGCCTGCTCGCTGTACATCCGCGGCTTGAAGGAGCTCGACGTACCGCAGGGCGAAACCGCCACGCCCGAGGTCCGTGCGGAGCGTCTCAGGACACGGCTCGAAAGCTTCGTCCAGCGCGTCCTGCAGTAG
- a CDS encoding YceI family protein codes for MSSEFAALSGDYTLDAAHTRIGFSARHAMVTKVRGAFDEFEGSFHIDGEHPENSSGTVTIQAKSINTRNNQRDEHLRSNDFLAMDEHPEITFTSTAVKQTGDTEFLVTGDLTIRGVTRSVDVEFEYTGSATDPFGNQRVGLEGSVQINRKDFGVSWNAALEGGGVLVSEKVTLELEVSAIKSA; via the coding sequence ATGTCCAGCGAGTTTGCGGCCCTGAGCGGTGACTACACCCTCGACGCCGCCCACACCCGGATCGGCTTCAGCGCCCGGCACGCGATGGTGACCAAGGTCCGTGGTGCGTTCGACGAGTTCGAGGGCTCGTTCCACATCGACGGCGAGCACCCGGAGAACTCCTCCGGCACGGTGACGATCCAGGCGAAGAGCATCAACACCCGCAACAACCAGCGCGACGAGCACCTGCGCAGCAACGACTTCCTGGCGATGGACGAGCACCCGGAGATCACGTTCACCTCCACCGCGGTCAAGCAGACCGGCGACACCGAGTTCCTGGTCACCGGTGACCTGACGATCCGCGGCGTGACCCGGTCGGTCGATGTCGAGTTCGAGTACACCGGTTCGGCGACCGACCCGTTCGGCAACCAGCGGGTCGGGCTCGAGGGCTCGGTGCAGATCAACCGCAAGGACTTCGGCGTCAGCTGGAACGCGGCGCTCGAGGGCGGCGGTGTACTGGTCAGCGAGAAGGTCACGCTGGAGCTCGAGGTCTCGGCCATCAAGTCCGCCTGA
- a CDS encoding metallophosphoesterase family protein, with translation MRLVLISDTHLPVRAKKLPEPVWEAVERADVVIHAGDWVSVGLLDELESRAAQLIGCWGNNDGPELRARLPEVARVTLDGLSIAVVHETGPAKGREERCEAAYPGVDLLVFGHSHIPWDTTSPRGLRLLNPGSPTDRRRQPFCTYQTATITAGRLEEVALHNL, from the coding sequence ATGCGCCTGGTGCTGATCTCGGACACTCATCTGCCGGTGCGGGCGAAGAAGTTGCCGGAGCCGGTGTGGGAGGCTGTCGAGCGTGCCGACGTCGTCATCCATGCTGGGGATTGGGTGAGCGTCGGATTGCTGGACGAGTTGGAGTCTCGTGCGGCCCAGTTGATCGGGTGCTGGGGCAACAATGACGGGCCGGAGTTGCGGGCACGGCTGCCTGAGGTCGCGCGCGTGACCCTGGACGGGCTGTCGATTGCCGTCGTGCACGAGACCGGTCCGGCGAAGGGACGGGAGGAGCGCTGCGAGGCGGCGTACCCCGGGGTGGATCTGCTCGTGTTCGGGCACAGCCACATCCCGTGGGACACGACGAGCCCGCGGGGACTGCGCCTGCTGAACCCAGGATCACCGACGGATCGCCGGCGGCAGCCGTTCTGCACTTACCAGACAGCGACGATCACGGCCGGCCGCCTGGAAGAAGTTGCCTTACACAACCTTTAG
- a CDS encoding SRPBCC family protein, whose product MQQKVYCASAAGDVYRAVSTVLGRERFWAESAPESGGAISFVLADGRTDTSPLEEAVPDRRYQLRYFGRRLTFTFTPADPGTDLTVDFDDPADAPEFVSLLLRLKASVDFGVDLRNHDAARSTSYADS is encoded by the coding sequence GTGCAGCAGAAGGTGTACTGCGCGTCGGCGGCCGGCGACGTCTACCGGGCGGTGAGCACGGTCCTCGGCCGCGAACGGTTCTGGGCCGAATCGGCGCCGGAGTCCGGCGGGGCGATCTCGTTCGTCCTCGCCGACGGCCGCACGGACACGAGCCCGCTCGAGGAGGCCGTCCCCGACCGCCGGTACCAACTGCGGTACTTCGGCCGCCGGCTGACCTTCACCTTCACGCCGGCCGACCCAGGCACCGACCTCACCGTCGACTTCGACGACCCGGCCGATGCTCCCGAGTTCGTGTCGCTGCTGCTCCGGCTGAAGGCGTCGGTCGACTTCGGCGTCGACCTGCGCAACCACGACGCCGCCCGGAGTACGTCGTACGCCGACAGCTGA
- a CDS encoding NAD-dependent epimerase/dehydratase family protein: MEILIVGGTAFLGRELATQALARGHAVTCVARGESGAVAPGATLVSADRSRPEAYDAVPARDWDAVFEVSWQPGFVKDALAAFGPRAKHWTYVSSGNVYEKFDTPGADESAVLRKPAEQDVVDREQYGEAKAACEAASIDAVGDRLVIARAGLIGGPGDSSDRAGAWVARAALAPEEPLLVPDTPDLATAVIDVRDLASWMLDNAESGRTGIFDTYGPVVPFGEWIKLAREVGGHTGPVVLAPQEWLEEQKVEQYMGPESLTMWITEPGYEGWSERSGAAAAAAGLTHRSRKEFMVDSLAWERELGLDRERRAGLSLAKEKELIAALKD, translated from the coding sequence ATGGAGATTCTGATCGTCGGCGGTACGGCGTTCCTCGGGCGCGAGCTCGCGACGCAGGCACTCGCGCGCGGTCATGCGGTGACCTGTGTGGCGCGTGGCGAGAGCGGTGCGGTCGCGCCCGGCGCCACGCTCGTGTCGGCCGATCGGAGCCGCCCGGAGGCGTACGACGCGGTGCCGGCGCGCGATTGGGACGCGGTGTTCGAGGTGTCGTGGCAACCAGGCTTCGTGAAGGATGCGCTGGCCGCGTTCGGCCCGCGGGCGAAGCACTGGACGTACGTCTCGTCCGGCAATGTGTACGAGAAGTTCGACACGCCCGGCGCGGACGAGTCTGCGGTACTGCGCAAGCCCGCCGAGCAGGACGTGGTCGACCGGGAGCAGTACGGCGAGGCGAAGGCCGCGTGTGAGGCCGCTTCGATCGACGCGGTCGGGGATCGGCTGGTGATCGCCCGCGCCGGGCTGATAGGCGGGCCGGGTGATTCCAGCGACCGGGCGGGTGCGTGGGTGGCGCGCGCTGCGCTGGCGCCGGAAGAGCCGTTGCTGGTGCCCGACACGCCCGACCTCGCGACGGCGGTCATCGACGTCCGGGATCTGGCGAGCTGGATGTTGGACAACGCCGAGTCCGGGCGGACCGGGATCTTCGACACGTACGGGCCGGTCGTGCCGTTCGGCGAGTGGATCAAGCTGGCGCGGGAGGTCGGCGGCCATACGGGGCCGGTCGTGCTCGCGCCGCAGGAGTGGTTGGAGGAACAGAAGGTCGAGCAGTACATGGGGCCCGAATCGTTGACGATGTGGATCACCGAGCCCGGGTACGAAGGCTGGTCGGAGCGTAGTGGTGCGGCCGCGGCGGCGGCCGGGCTGACGCACCGGTCGCGGAAGGAGTTCATGGTCGACTCGCTCGCCTGGGAGCGCGAGCTCGGCCTGGACCGCGAACGCCGCGCCGGGCTCAGCCTGGCGAAGGAGAAGGAGTTGATCGCGGCCCTGAAGGATTAG